Proteins encoded by one window of Microcebus murinus isolate Inina chromosome 2, M.murinus_Inina_mat1.0, whole genome shotgun sequence:
- the ATP13A2 gene encoding polyamine-transporting ATPase 13A2: MSADSSPLVDSTPAGYGTLTIGTSIDPLSSSVSSVRLSGYCGSPWRVIGYHVVVWMMAGIPLLLFRWKPAWGVRLRLQPCNLARAETLVIEIRDKEDSSWQLFTVQVQTEAMGEGSLELPQQAQAEDGRSQVAVGAVPDGTWKDTTQLQGQEEAKRVLRYYLLQGQRYIWIETQQAFHQVSLLDHGRTCDDIHGSHSGLSLQEQTVRKAVYGPNVISIPVKSYLQLLVDEALNPYYGFQAFSIALWLADRYYWYALCIFLVSAISICLSLYKTRKQSQTLRDMVKLSVRVRVCRPGGEAQWVDSSELVPGDCLVLPQEGGLMPCDATLVAGECVVNESSLTGESVPVLKTALPRGPGPYCPETHRRHTLFCGTLILQARAYMGPHVLAVVTRTGFCTAKGALVSSILHPRPINFKFYKHSMKFVAALSVLALLGTVYSVFILQRNRVPLKEIVIRALDLVTVVVPPALPAAMTVCTLYAQSRLRTQGIFCIHPLRINLGGKLRLVCFDKTGTLTEDGLDVMGVVPLKGQAFLPLVPEPRRLPVGPLLRALATCHTLSRLQDTAVGDPMDLKMVESTGWVLQEEPATDSAFGAQVLAVMRPPLREPQLQGTEEPAMPVSVLRRFPFSSALQRMDVVVAWPGAAQPEAYVKGSPELVAGLCNPDTVPTDFAQTLQSYTAAGYRVVALASKPLPIAPSLEAAQQLTRDTVEQELSLLGLLVMRNLLKPQTTPVIQALRRTHIRTVMVTGDNLQTAVTVARGCGMVGPQERLVIVHATHPERGQPASLEFLPVESSAAVNGVKDPGQAAGYTMEPDPRSSHLALSGPTFGVIVKHFPKLLPKVLVQGTVFARMAPEQKTELVCELQKLQYCVGMCGDGANDCGALKAADVGISLSQAEASVVSPFTSSTASIECVPTVIREGRCSLDTSFSVFKYMALYSLTQFISVLILYTINTNLGDVQFLAIDLVITTTVAVLMSRTGPALALGRVRPPGALLSVPVLSSLLLQVALVAGVQLGGYFLTVAQPWFVPLNRTVPAPDNLPNYENTVVFSLSSFQYLILAAAMSKGAPFRRPLYSNVPFLVALALLSSVLVGLILVPGLLQGPLALRSIADTHFKLLLLGLVAFNLVAAFMLESVLDQCLPACLRRLRPKRASKKRFKQLERELAEQPWPPLPAGAVR, translated from the exons ACAGCAGCCCTCTCGTGGACAGCACGCCGGCCGGCTACGGGACCCTGACGATAGGGACATCAATAGATCCCCTCAGCTCCTCAGTTTCATCCGTG AGGCTCAGCGGCTACTGTGGCAGTCCATGGAGGGTCATCGGCTATCACGTCGTGGTCTGGATGATGGCTGGGATCCCTTTGCTGCTTTTCCGATGGAAGCCGGCATGGGGGGTGCGGCTCCGGCTGCAGCCGTGCAACCTGGCCCGCGCCGAAACACTCGTCATCGAAATAAGAGACAAAGAG GATAGTTCGTGGCAGCTCTTCACCGTCCAGGTGCAGACCGAGGCCATGGGCGAGGGCAG cctggagcTGCCCCAGCAGGCCCAGGCGGAGGATGGCCGGAGCCAGGTGGCTGTGGGAGCAGTGCCGGACGGCACCTGGAAGGACACCACCCAGctccaggggcaggaggaggca AAGCGGGTGCTGCGGTATTACCTCCTCCAGGGCCAGCGCTACATCTGGATCGAGACCCAGCAAGCCTTCCACCAAGTCAG CCTGCTGGACCACGGCCGCACCTGTGACGACATCCACGGCTCCcactccggcctcagcctccaggagcAGACTGTGAG GAAGGCCGTCTACGGCCCCAACGTGATCAGCATTCCGGTCAAGTCCTACCTGCAGCTGCTGGTGGACGAG GCGCTGAACCCCTACTACGGGTTCCAGGCGTTCAGCATCGCGCTGTGGCTGGCTGACCGCTACTACTGGTACGCCCTCTGCATCTTCCTCGTCTCCGCCATCTCCATCTGCCTGTCGCTCTACAAGACCAGAAAG CAAAGCCAGACGCTGAGGGACATGGTCAAGCTGTCTGTGCGGGTGCGCGTGTGCCGGCCTGGCGGAG AGGCGCAGTGGGTCGACTCCAGCGAGCTGGTGCCCGGCGACTGCCTGGTGCTGCCCCAGGAGGGCGGGCTGATGCCCTGCGACGCCACGCTGGTGGCCGGCGAGTGTGTGGTCAACGAGAGCTCCCTGACAG GGGAGAGCGTCCCGGTGCTGAAGACGGCCCTGCCGAGGGGGCCAGGGCCCTACTGCCCAGAGACGCACCGGCGGCACACGCTCTTCTGCGGGACGCTCATCCTGCAGGCCCGGGCCTACATGGGACCCCACGTCCTGGCGGTGGTGACCCGGACAG GCTTCTGCACGGCTAAGGGGGCCCTGGTGAGCTCCATCTTGCATCCCCGGCCCATCAACTTCAAGTTCTATAAGCACAGCATGAAGTTCGTGGCTGCGCTCTCTGTCCTGG CTCTCCTCGGCACCGTCTACAGCGTCTTCATCCTCCAGCGCAACCGG GTGCCTCTGAAAGAGATTGTGATCCGGGCTCTGGACCTGGTGACCGTGGTGGTGCCGCCTGCCCTGCCGGCCGCCATGACGGTGTGCACGCTGTACGCCCAGAGCCGGCTGCGGACGCAGGGCATCTTCTGCATCCACCCGCTGCGCATCAACCTGGGCGGCAAGCTGCGGCTGGTGTGTTTCGACAAG ACGGGCACCCTCACGGAGGACGGCTTGGACGTGATGGGGGTGGTGCCCCTGAAGGGGCAGGCGTTCCTGCCACTGGTCCCTGAGCCCCGCCGCCTGCCCGTGGGGCCCCTGCTCCGAGCACTGGCCACCTGCCACACCCTCAGCCGGCTCCAGGACACCGCAGTGGGCGACCCCATGGACCTCAAGATGGTGGAGTCTACTGGCTGG gtccttcaggaggagCCAGCCACAGACTCAGCGTTTGGGGCCCAGGTCTTGGCAGTGATGAGACCCCCACTTCGAGAGCCCCAGCTGCAGGGAACG GAGGAGCCCGCGATGCCCGTCAGCGTCCTCCGCCGCTTCCCCTTCTCCTCGGCCCTGCAGCGCATGGACGTGGTGGTGGCGTGGCCGGGGGCCGCTCAGCCCGAGGCCTACGTCAAGGGCTCCCCTGAGCTGGTGGCAGGCCTCTGCAACCCCGACACAG TGCCCACCGACTTCGCCCAGACACTGCAGAGCTACACGGCTGCCGGCTACCGCGTCGTGGCCCTGGCCAGCAAGCCGCTGCCCATCGCGCCCAGCCTGGAGGCAGCTCAGCAGCTGACGAG GGACACTGTGGAGCAGGAGCTGagcctcctggggctgctggtCATGAGGAACCTGCTGAAGCCACAGACGACACCAGTTATCCAGGCTCTGCGGAGGACCCACATCCGCACCGTCATGGTAACAG GGGACAACCTGCAGACAGCAGTCACTGTGGCCCGGGGCTGTGGCATGGTGGGTCCCCAGGAGCGTCTGGTCATCGTCCACGCCACCCACCCGGAGCGGGGTCAGCCTGCCTCCCTCGAGTTCCTGCCAGTGGAGTCCTCCGCAGCTGTGAACGGGGTGAAG GATCCCGGCCAGGCTGCAGGCTACACCATGGAGCCAGATCCCCGATCCAGCCACCTGGCCCTCAGCGGGCCCACCTTTGGTGTCATTGTGAAGCACTTCCCCAAGCTGCTGCCCAAG GTCCTGGTCCAGGGCACCGTGTTTGCCCGCATGGCCCCCGAGCAGAAGACAGAGCTGGTGTGCGAGCTGCAGAAGCTTCA GTACTGCGTGGGCATGTGCGGGGACGGCGCCAACGACTGCGGGGCCCTGAAGGCGGCCGACGTGGGCATCTCGCTCTCCCAGGCCGAGGCCTCGGTGGTCTCGCCGTTCACCTCGAGCACGGCCAGCATTGAGTGTGTGCCCACGGTCATCAG GGAAGGGCGCTGTTCCCTCGACACGTCGTTCAGCGTCTTCAAGTACATGGCGCTGTACAGCCTGACCCAGTTCATCTCGGTCCTGATCCTCTACACG ATCAACACCAACCTAGGCGACGTGCAGTTCCTGGCCATCGACCTGGTCATCACCACCACGGTGGCAGTGCTCATGAGTCGCACGGGGCCGGCGCTGGCACTGGGGCGGGTGCGGCCACCGGGGGCCCTGCTCAGCGTGCCCGTGCTCAGCAGCCTGCTGCTGCAGGTGGCCCTGGTGGCCGGTGTGCAGCTGGGGGGCTACTTCCTGACCGTAGCCCAGCCGTG GTTTGTACCCCTGAACAGGACAGTGCCTGCACCGGACAACCTCCCCAACTACGAGAACACAGTGGTCTTCTCTCTGTCCAGCTTCCAGTACCTCATCCTGGCCGCGGCCATGTCCAAGGGGGCGCCCTTCCGCCGGCCGCTCTACTCCAACG TGCCCTTCCTGGTGGCCCTGGCGCTCTTGAGCTCTGTCCTGGTGGGCCTCATCCTGGTCCCCGGCCTCCTGCAGGGGCCGCTGGCGCTGAGGAGCATCGCCGACACCCACTTCAAGCTGCTCCTGCTGGGCCTGGTCGCCTTCAACTTGGTGGCGGCCTTCATGCTGGAG AGCGTGCTGGACCAGTGCCTCCCGGCCTGCCTGCGCCGGCTGCGGCCCAAGCGAGCCTCCAAGAAGCGCTTCAAGCAGCTGGAGCGGGAGCTCGCGGAGCAGCCCTGGCCGCCACTGCCCGCCGGCGCCGTGAGGTAG
- the MFAP2 gene encoding microfibrillar-associated protein 2, with product MRTAYLFLLLLPGLLAQGQYDLDPLPPFPDHVQYTHYSDQIDNPDYYDYQEVTSRPSEEEQFQFQSQQQVQQEVIPAPTPEPGNAETEPTEPGPLDCREEQYPCTRLYSIHKPCKQCLNEVCFYSLRRVYVVNKEICVRTVCAHEELLRADLCRDKFSKCGVMASSGLCQSVAASCARSCGGC from the exons ATGAGAACTGCCtacctcttcctgctcctcctgcctg GCCTGCTGGCTCAGGGCCAGTATGACCTGGACCCGCTGCCACCGTTCCCTGACCACGTCCAGTACACACACTACAGCGACCAGATCG ACAACCCAGACTACTATGATTACCAAG AGGTGACTTCTCGGCCCTCTGAGGAGGAGCAGTTCCAGTTCCAGTCCCAGCAGCAAGTCCAACAGGAAGTcatcccagcccccaccccag aACCAGGAAACGCAGAGACGGAGCCCACGGAGCCCGGGCCTCTGG ACTGCCGCGAGGAGCAGTACCCGTGCACCCGCCTCTACTCCATACACAAGCCTTGCAAACAGTGTCTCAACGAGGTCTGCTTCTATAG cctccgcCGTGTATACGTGGTCAACAAGGAGATCTGTGTCCGCACAGTCTGTGCCCACGAGGAGCTCCTCCGAG CTGACCTGTGTCGGGACAAGTTCTCCAAATGTGGCGTGATGGCCAGCAGTGGCCTGTGCCAGTCTGTGGCAGCCTCCTGCGCCAGGAGCTGCGGGGGTTGCTAG